The genomic segment GCCGAAATTACGCCAAGCCTGCAATTGAATACCCGTGGATTACGCTGCCCTGAGCCAGTGATGATGTTGCATCAAGCCATCCGTAAGTCTAAAGCTGGTGATGTAGTTGAAGTTTTTGCTACGGATAATTCAACTTCTTGGGATATTCCAAAATTCTGTATGCACCTTGGCCATGAACTGCTGCTTCAAGAAGAACGTCTGGATGAAAATGGCAATAAAGAGTTCCATTATCTGGTGAAAAAAGGCGGTTAAGAGATTTTTTGGGTAGA from the Acinetobacter sp. YWS30-1 genome contains:
- the tusA gene encoding sulfurtransferase TusA — protein: MSEAEITPSLQLNTRGLRCPEPVMMLHQAIRKSKAGDVVEVFATDNSTSWDIPKFCMHLGHELLLQEERLDENGNKEFHYLVKKGG